GCATTAGTACACGCCCACGGTCTCGCCAAGAAAACTGTCTCGAACACTCGTGAAAACATCTTCATCGCCATTGCCACCGTGGCCTTCCTACTGATTGGGCTAATCTTCGGTTATATCTACATGGCCAGTGGGATGTTTGTCCATGAAGCTAGTATCTTAGCCGTTATCTTCAACGCTATGCGGTTAATCAATTTCCAAACCAGGTTCGACAAGCACCAACCAACTAAAACCATTCAAGCAGCCACAGCTTAATCAAGTCTCCCCAACTTGGTTACAGGCCTAGCCACCAATAGCGGCCCACCAACTAGTCTTCCCAGCTAGTCGGGGGGCCGTTTTAGGACTGGTCACATCTGGACAAATAACTTTCTTATAAATACCCAGGGGGTATATTGTTTAATGAATAATAATTACTAAGGAGTCATTCAAAATGATTAAAGAAATACATGACCAAGATTTTGCCAAAGAAACAGATACTGGTATCGCCGTTATTGATTTTCGCGCAGACTGGTGCCCACCATGTCGCATGATGGACCCAATTCTTAAGTCCCTTTCTGAAGACCCAGCTTACAAGGATCAGGTCAACTTCGTTTCATTGAACATTGACCATGACCAAGCTACGGCCAGTCAATTCCAAGTTCAAGGAATTCCAACCTTCCTGATTAAGAAAGATGGCCAAGTCGTCAGTCACATGGTCGGAGCACGTCCTAAGCCTGATTTTGAAGCCGAACTCAAAAAAGCACTTGCCTAATTACGAAAGGGGCATCATGAATCATGGCAACTACTGAAGAATATGTCACTAGCAAGCAGATCAAGACCCGGCTGAAACGCTCGGCTGGTCAACTGGACGGCGTTTTACGTATGATGGACGAAAATCGTCCTTGCGAAGATGTCTTGGTTCAACTTTCAGCAGTGAAATCAAGTATCGACAAGGCCATGAAACTCGTCATCGCCCGTAATATTAATAATTGTGTAGATGCGATGACCACGGCTGATGTTCAGAATCTTGAACACTCCTTGGATCTACTGCTAAAAACCAAATAACGCA
The nucleotide sequence above comes from Liquorilactobacillus hordei DSM 19519. Encoded proteins:
- a CDS encoding thioredoxin family protein; amino-acid sequence: MIKEIHDQDFAKETDTGIAVIDFRADWCPPCRMMDPILKSLSEDPAYKDQVNFVSLNIDHDQATASQFQVQGIPTFLIKKDGQVVSHMVGARPKPDFEAELKKALA
- a CDS encoding metal-sensitive transcriptional regulator, with translation MATTEEYVTSKQIKTRLKRSAGQLDGVLRMMDENRPCEDVLVQLSAVKSSIDKAMKLVIARNINNCVDAMTTADVQNLEHSLDLLLKTK